In Microbacterium lushaniae, the following are encoded in one genomic region:
- a CDS encoding PaaI family thioesterase: MSDAPWRITPGDLDVKLGIDVLEQSPERVVATMPVAGNTQSLGRLHGGATAALAEAIGSWAAMIHASTLGKVCVGVDLNITHHRGARAGVITGTATALHRGRRMATYDIRVTGEGGALLATARISNLLVDRD, from the coding sequence ATGAGCGACGCACCCTGGCGGATCACCCCGGGCGATCTCGACGTCAAGCTCGGCATCGACGTGCTCGAGCAGTCGCCCGAGCGCGTGGTGGCGACCATGCCGGTGGCGGGCAACACCCAGTCGCTCGGGCGCCTGCACGGCGGCGCCACCGCAGCTCTGGCCGAGGCCATCGGATCGTGGGCCGCGATGATCCACGCCAGCACGCTGGGCAAGGTGTGCGTGGGCGTGGACCTGAACATCACGCACCACCGCGGAGCCCGCGCGGGCGTCATCACCGGAACCGCGACGGCGCTTCACCGCGGCCGGCGAATGGCCACGTACGACATCCGGGTCACCGGGGAGGGTGGCGCACTCCTGGCCACCGCCCGGATCAGCAACCTCCTCGTCGACCGCGACTGA
- a CDS encoding MFS transporter, with product MASSTQARTPSAAVTREERKVLAGTLVGTSIEWYDFFIYAQAAGLVLAPLFLAPLAASNAGLAQVLSFATIGISFLFRPLGAVVAGHLGDRLGRKKMLVLTLIMMGASTALIGVLPTYAAAGIIAPILLILLRILQGFSAGGEWGGAALLSVEHAPAGRRGFFGAFPQIGVPIGMILATATLWILTSVMSAEAFLEWGWRIPFLLSIVLIVIGYIIRRAVEESPVFEDLMRRRKESSAPLGQLFRKNWRQVALTAVVFIGNNAAGYLLIAFFATYAVAVLGMDRPTVLLATTLASFGWLGFTLWGGRVSDRLGRIRTFQIGYLVLALWAIPMWFLIDTANILWYFVALFVMTFGLGLSYGPQAALYAEMFPANVRYSGVSIGYALGAILGGAFAPMIAEALFGATGMSWTIGAYIALAAVISLVGVSLIKEPKNVDLHA from the coding sequence ATGGCGTCATCGACGCAAGCCCGCACGCCCTCGGCTGCGGTCACCCGCGAGGAGCGCAAGGTCCTGGCGGGCACCCTCGTCGGCACATCGATCGAGTGGTACGACTTCTTCATCTACGCGCAGGCGGCCGGGCTCGTGCTCGCACCGCTGTTCCTCGCGCCGCTGGCGGCCTCCAATGCGGGGCTGGCGCAGGTGCTCTCGTTCGCCACGATCGGAATCTCCTTCCTCTTCCGGCCCCTGGGCGCCGTCGTCGCCGGGCACCTGGGCGACCGCCTCGGTCGCAAGAAGATGCTCGTGCTCACGCTCATCATGATGGGCGCCTCGACCGCGCTGATCGGCGTGCTGCCCACGTACGCCGCGGCCGGCATCATCGCGCCGATCCTGCTCATCCTGCTCCGCATCCTGCAGGGCTTCTCCGCCGGTGGCGAGTGGGGCGGTGCGGCCCTGCTGTCGGTCGAGCACGCCCCCGCCGGCCGGCGCGGGTTCTTCGGCGCCTTCCCGCAGATCGGCGTGCCCATCGGCATGATCCTCGCCACCGCCACCCTGTGGATCCTGACCTCGGTGATGTCGGCGGAGGCGTTCCTGGAGTGGGGCTGGCGCATCCCGTTCCTGCTGTCGATCGTGCTGATCGTCATCGGCTACATCATCCGCCGCGCGGTCGAGGAGAGCCCCGTGTTCGAAGACCTCATGCGTCGCCGCAAGGAGTCCTCCGCACCGCTGGGGCAGCTGTTCCGCAAGAACTGGCGCCAGGTCGCCCTCACGGCCGTGGTCTTCATCGGCAACAACGCCGCGGGCTACCTGCTCATCGCCTTCTTCGCGACGTACGCCGTCGCGGTGCTGGGCATGGACCGCCCCACGGTGCTGCTGGCGACCACGCTCGCCTCCTTCGGCTGGCTCGGGTTCACGCTGTGGGGTGGGCGCGTGTCCGATCGCCTCGGCCGCATCCGCACGTTCCAGATCGGCTACCTCGTGCTCGCGCTGTGGGCGATTCCGATGTGGTTCCTGATCGACACCGCGAACATCCTCTGGTACTTCGTCGCGCTGTTCGTGATGACGTTCGGTCTCGGCCTGTCCTACGGCCCGCAGGCGGCCCTGTACGCCGAGATGTTCCCGGCCAACGTCCGCTACTCCGGCGTTTCGATCGGCTACGCCCTGGGCGCGATCCTCGGCGGGGCGTTCGCGCCGATGATCGCCGAGGCGCTGTTCGGAGCCACCGGGATGTCGTGGACGATCGGCGCCTACATCGCCCTGGCCGCCGTCATCTCGCTCGTCGGGGTGTCCCTCATCAAGGAGCCGAAGAACGTCGATCTGCACGCCTGA
- a CDS encoding TetR/AcrR family transcriptional regulator: MTSDTDAPVTVPARRGRPGYDRDRVLEIAVQLFNEQGYDATSVADLAQRLGLTKSALYHHFASKEELLAVALDQALSSLEAVLDDPRAQEGPASDRLRHVIRSATDVLVAQLPSVTLLLRVRGNSPVEQSALERRRLFDHRVTRLVAEAQREGDVRTDVDAAVVARLIFGMINSVVEWYRPGGSVDGDRLGHDIMTIALDGLQSHD; encoded by the coding sequence ATGACCTCCGACACAGACGCGCCCGTGACGGTGCCGGCGCGGCGAGGTCGGCCCGGATACGACCGTGACCGGGTGCTCGAGATCGCCGTGCAGCTGTTCAACGAGCAGGGTTACGACGCCACCTCCGTCGCCGACCTCGCCCAGCGGCTGGGGCTGACGAAATCCGCGCTCTACCACCACTTCGCGTCGAAGGAAGAGCTCCTCGCCGTCGCGCTGGACCAGGCCCTCAGCAGCCTGGAGGCGGTGCTCGATGACCCGCGTGCGCAGGAGGGGCCGGCATCCGATCGCCTCCGGCATGTCATCCGCAGCGCCACCGACGTGCTGGTGGCCCAGCTGCCGTCGGTGACCCTGCTGCTGCGCGTGCGGGGCAACAGTCCCGTCGAGCAGAGCGCCCTGGAGCGCCGGCGCCTGTTCGACCACCGGGTGACCCGCCTGGTCGCGGAGGCCCAGCGCGAGGGCGATGTGCGCACGGATGTCGACGCGGCCGTGGTCGCCCGCCTCATCTTCGGCATGATCAACTCCGTCGTGGAGTGGTACCGCCCCGGGGGCTCGGTCGATGGCGACCGCCTCGGTCACGACATCATGACCATCGCGCTGGACGGTCTGCAGTCGCACGACTGA